CAGATGTCACGATCGATAACTTTATTGTGCCAGTATATCCTTGGCACATCCGTATTCATCTGATTCAAACAGCACGCACTTTGAACTTATTGGAAGGTAGTTTCAGTGCACCCAACGGTGGCGTTGCGTTAACAACTACCGAGCCCCAACAGGCCATCTACAATAGTTCCGTTGGTGCAACTGGCATTGTCGGTTTAACGCCGAACTTAACAGCCAATATCAGTGAACCGGAACCAAATACGAATGTCTTTTTCCCCAAGACAGCTTTGCCACTAATCAGTGGGACGGTCACCCCAGGTAAACAACTGGTGATCACCGCTTGTCTAGGGGCTGCTCATCAACAAGCTGACGCTGTGCCACCTATGACCGTTAATCTCGACGGCCAACTCGCACACATCACCATCGGGTCACAACACTTAGACGTGACCCTCAACGAACTAGCAAATTAAAAATTAGCGAGGAATTAACATGGAAAATTATCAAGTATTTGCAGAACAAACATTGCATAAAGTGACCAGTAAAATGGCCGCCGTTATTAACCGAAACACCGGTATTATTCCCTATACCACGGATGACCAGCACCAATTCATTAACGTTTATCAGCAAGACCCTTTTTGGTGGACTAACGGATTCTGGGGCGGCATTATGTGGGAACTGTACCATTTGACCAGTAACCATATTTACCGTGAACAAGCCCTCGAAGTGGAGCATAAACTAGACGGCAACTTAATGTCAGCGGTACATTTAGACCACGACAATGGCTTTAAATGGTTATTGACCGCTGTTGCCCATTTTCAAGACGACCAAGATGAAACCGCTCACAATCGAGCTTTGTTAGCTGCCAACAATATGGCCGGTCGCTTCAATTTAGCCGGTCACTATTTCAGAGCTTGGAATGACGAAGATGGTCGTAATCGTGCCGACTTGGCTATTATTGACTGTCTGATGAACCTTCCCTTACTCTATTGGGCTAGTGACACAGAAAAAGATCCCCGGTTTAAACAAATGGCCTATGCCCATGCTTTAACCACTCAGAAATACATGATTCGGCCAGATGGCTCTGTAAAACATATTGCGGTCTTTAATCCTGAAACTGGAGATTACTTACATTCTCAAGGTGGTCAAGGCTACGGTCATGGTTCTTCTTGGACTCGTGGTCAAGCCTGGGGAATTTACGGCTTTGCACTCAGCTATATTCATACAAAAGACCGTTCCTTCTTAGCAACTGCGCAACAAATTGCCAATTACTTTATTGCTAATATTCCAGCAAGCAATAAAATCCCAATTGATTTTCGTCAACCAGCTGAGCCTTGGTTGGAAGACGCTTCAGCGGCAGCTATTGCTGCAAGTGGCTTATTAACACTCGCAGACCAAGTCAACCCAGCTGACCAAGCAATCTATCGTGAGGCTGCCGGA
This region of Lactobacillus sp. CBA3605 genomic DNA includes:
- a CDS encoding glycoside hydrolase family 88 protein, whose product is MENYQVFAEQTLHKVTSKMAAVINRNTGIIPYTTDDQHQFINVYQQDPFWWTNGFWGGIMWELYHLTSNHIYREQALEVEHKLDGNLMSAVHLDHDNGFKWLLTAVAHFQDDQDETAHNRALLAANNMAGRFNLAGHYFRAWNDEDGRNRADLAIIDCLMNLPLLYWASDTEKDPRFKQMAYAHALTTQKYMIRPDGSVKHIAVFNPETGDYLHSQGGQGYGHGSSWTRGQAWGIYGFALSYIHTKDRSFLATAQQIANYFIANIPASNKIPIDFRQPAEPWLEDASAAAIAASGLLTLADQVNPADQAIYREAAGRILKTLTDTGADWDTTHDAFVTHCSAEYHEDRHEYPIIYADYFFVEALMKLAHKDTVFNPW